The proteins below come from a single Desulfitobacterium metallireducens DSM 15288 genomic window:
- the pheA gene encoding prephenate dehydratase, translating to MSSIGFLGPKGSFSEEALQLFMSQQEDWKENRPDPIPFSTIPKLLSACDRHEIDYGFVPLENSTEGQVGATMDTLGQTENIYIFKEFIHPIEQCLLTPKPLELSQIERVYSHEQALGQCRDFLETHLPQAEQIVSLSTAQAAQKVSSTQENWAAIGTHRAAELYSLHCQEERIQDAMLNATRFIFVTHSLAEMSPEMSAEDKTSLLIIAPNVAGSLSQILLEFATRNINMSRIESRPSKKKLGEYVFFIDIDGYVFSPIIQEALWSLREKNVSTKLLGSYPKALPPALTSPCS from the coding sequence ATGAGCAGCATTGGTTTTCTTGGTCCCAAGGGAAGTTTTTCAGAAGAGGCCCTTCAACTTTTTATGTCTCAACAGGAAGACTGGAAGGAAAATCGTCCTGATCCCATCCCCTTCAGTACAATCCCCAAACTTCTTTCCGCTTGTGATCGCCACGAAATTGATTATGGCTTTGTTCCGCTTGAAAACTCGACGGAAGGGCAAGTGGGAGCCACAATGGATACGTTAGGGCAAACTGAAAATATTTATATATTTAAGGAGTTCATTCACCCCATTGAGCAATGTTTATTAACTCCCAAGCCCTTGGAGTTGAGCCAAATTGAACGGGTGTATTCCCATGAACAAGCTCTCGGGCAATGTCGAGATTTCTTAGAAACGCATCTTCCTCAGGCCGAACAAATCGTTTCTCTCAGTACTGCCCAAGCTGCTCAGAAAGTCTCTTCTACTCAAGAAAACTGGGCGGCTATTGGAACTCACCGAGCTGCCGAACTATATTCGCTTCATTGTCAAGAAGAGCGAATCCAGGATGCCATGCTTAATGCAACCCGGTTTATCTTCGTTACCCATTCTTTAGCAGAAATGAGTCCTGAAATGAGTGCAGAAGATAAGACTTCCTTACTCATTATCGCCCCCAACGTCGCCGGCTCTCTATCCCAGATTCTTTTGGAATTTGCAACTCGCAACATCAACATGAGCCGAATTGAGTCTCGTCCCTCTAAAAAGAAATTAGGAGAATACGTTTTTTTCATTGATATTGATGGTTACGTTTTTTCCCCCATCATTCAAGAAGCCCTATGGTCACTCCGTGAAAAAAATGTCTCGACTAAGCTTTTAGGCTCCTACCCAAAGGCACTTCCTCCCGCACTAACTTCCCCATGCTCTTGA
- a CDS encoding CYTH domain-containing protein, translating into MAIEIERKYLVHQELLPRLEDGTRMIQGYISMQPSIRFRVIEQDVIITIKNLQKDGSRFEFETIKREVSLAEQEQLFELALFPSIEKVRYRHPYLGLVWEIDVYQRENLGLITADVELPSFDYNIKFPRWINAQREITQDSQYFNVNLGQKPYTKWRSTDE; encoded by the coding sequence ATGGCGATTGAGATAGAACGCAAATATTTAGTGCACCAGGAGTTACTTCCTCGCTTAGAAGATGGAACGAGAATGATTCAGGGATATATATCTATGCAGCCGTCTATCCGCTTTCGTGTTATCGAGCAGGATGTGATTATTACTATTAAAAATTTACAGAAGGATGGAAGTCGCTTCGAATTTGAAACGATTAAACGTGAAGTGAGCTTGGCTGAGCAGGAACAGCTGTTTGAGTTAGCCCTTTTCCCAAGCATTGAAAAGGTTCGCTATCGTCATCCTTACCTAGGACTAGTGTGGGAAATTGATGTCTATCAAAGAGAAAATTTAGGGCTAATTACTGCAGATGTGGAATTGCCGAGTTTTGATTATAATATAAAATTTCCACGCTGGATCAATGCTCAACGAGAAATTACGCAGGATTCGCAATATTTCAATGTCAATCTTGGACAAAAACCTTATACGAAATGGAGGAGTACAGACGAATAA
- the pepF gene encoding oligoendopeptidase F, whose product MEHAKLKSRSEIPDEYKWRLEDIFPSDQAWEEEFVKVEKSLEQASQFQGKLGGSADQLIACFEWMDGVGSDLEEIYTYARMRRDEDNREALYQGMTDRAGALSVKLGSALAFVVPELLAIPEKRLAEFSKTNPKLEIYDHALEDILRKRQHVLSTAEEKILAEAGEMAEAPSMIFGMANNADLKFPSIKDEKGQEVELTKGNYSQFMESSDRIVRKEAFETLYHTYQKQINTWAATTNANVKADAFFAKVRKYPSAIESSLDDDRVPLTVYDALIKTVREYLPEMYRYMRLRKKMLGLDELHMYDIYVPIVPEVKMEIPYPEALKMVREGLKPLGEIYLKILNEGFDSHWVDIYENQGKTSGAYSWGTYRSHPYVLLNHQDTLDSMFTIAHEMGHSLHTYLSNQTQPHLYAGYKIFVAEVASTLNEALVMEHLLKTTEDPKVLAYLLNHYLEQFRGTIFRQTMFAEFEQNTHAWVEHGEALTADLLSQQYLKLNQEYYGPDVVSDSEIALEWTRIPHFYNSFYVYKYATGFSAATALARKILQEGEPAVKRYLSFLSSGSSDYPIELLRKAGVDMETPGPVKEALEVFKGLVDRLEKVLEE is encoded by the coding sequence GTGGAACATGCAAAATTGAAATCCAGATCGGAAATTCCTGATGAATACAAATGGCGTCTTGAAGATATTTTTCCTAGTGATCAAGCGTGGGAAGAGGAATTCGTGAAAGTGGAAAAAAGCCTGGAACAAGCCTCTCAATTTCAGGGTAAATTAGGAGGGAGTGCGGACCAGTTAATCGCTTGTTTTGAATGGATGGATGGAGTTGGATCAGATCTAGAAGAAATCTATACATATGCCCGCATGAGACGAGATGAGGATAACCGAGAAGCTCTCTATCAGGGAATGACCGACCGGGCAGGAGCACTCTCAGTTAAGTTGGGTAGTGCATTAGCCTTCGTGGTTCCTGAACTATTGGCGATTCCGGAGAAAAGGCTAGCGGAATTTAGCAAGACTAACCCTAAGTTAGAAATTTACGATCATGCTTTAGAAGACATTTTGCGCAAACGGCAACATGTTTTAAGTACAGCTGAAGAAAAGATATTAGCAGAAGCAGGCGAAATGGCAGAAGCGCCGAGTATGATTTTTGGAATGGCTAATAATGCCGATCTCAAATTCCCATCAATTAAGGATGAGAAAGGGCAAGAAGTCGAGCTAACTAAAGGAAATTACTCGCAATTTATGGAAAGCTCTGACCGCATCGTTCGAAAAGAGGCTTTTGAAACGCTGTATCACACCTATCAAAAGCAAATCAATACGTGGGCGGCGACCACAAATGCCAATGTCAAAGCAGATGCTTTTTTTGCTAAAGTTCGAAAGTATCCCTCGGCAATTGAATCATCTTTGGATGATGATCGGGTTCCGCTCACTGTGTATGATGCTTTAATTAAGACGGTTCGTGAATATCTACCGGAAATGTATCGTTATATGCGTCTCCGTAAAAAAATGCTGGGACTTGATGAACTTCATATGTACGATATATACGTTCCGATCGTCCCAGAGGTAAAAATGGAGATTCCTTATCCAGAAGCACTGAAAATGGTTCGTGAAGGCCTTAAACCCTTGGGAGAAATCTATCTCAAGATATTGAATGAAGGGTTTGATTCGCATTGGGTCGATATTTATGAGAATCAGGGTAAAACGAGTGGAGCCTATTCTTGGGGAACGTATCGCTCTCATCCCTATGTTTTACTAAACCATCAGGATACATTAGATTCCATGTTTACCATCGCTCATGAGATGGGACATTCCCTGCATACCTATTTATCAAATCAAACTCAACCGCATCTTTATGCCGGTTATAAAATATTTGTCGCTGAGGTTGCTTCAACTTTAAATGAAGCTCTTGTTATGGAACATCTCCTAAAGACGACAGAAGATCCTAAGGTGCTCGCTTATCTGCTCAATCATTACTTAGAACAATTCAGGGGGACGATCTTTAGGCAAACGATGTTTGCTGAGTTTGAACAGAATACCCATGCTTGGGTAGAGCATGGCGAAGCGTTGACGGCAGATCTCTTGTCGCAACAATACCTGAAATTGAATCAGGAGTATTACGGTCCAGACGTGGTTTCTGATTCGGAGATTGCTTTAGAATGGACAAGAATCCCGCATTTCTATAATTCGTTCTATGTTTATAAATATGCAACAGGTTTCTCTGCAGCAACTGCCCTTGCTCGTAAAATTCTTCAAGAAGGTGAACCGGCAGTAAAACGTTATCTATCTTTTCTCTCGAGTGGAAGCTCAGATTATCCGATTGAACTTTTGCGCAAAGCAGGGGTAGATATGGAAACGCCGGGTCCCGTGAAAGAGGCCTTGGAAGTCTTTAAGGGGTTGGTAGATCGTTTGGAAAAAGTTCTTGAGGAATAA
- a CDS encoding Mrp/NBP35 family ATP-binding protein — protein MSEACSSCSAAGSCTTGSCSTEPQLTEAQKASKIGKIIAVMSGKGGVGKSSVTSMLAVSLMRQGYKVGILDADITGPSIPKIFGITEKANVNKIGVTAPVSKGGIKVMSLNLMLENEDDPVIWRGSIITQLVQQFWTDVVWGELDYLLIDLPPGTGDVPITIFQSLPVNGVVMVTSPQQLAGMIVRKAIKMAKKYETTFYGLVENMAYVSCPDCNTKIEIFGAPKGEEEASKNEIPYLGQLPIDPVLSSMSDLGKIEDYQTDNFDKIVKKMLEEVAKDNTHAKSEDAAQ, from the coding sequence ATGAGTGAAGCGTGTAGTTCATGTTCAGCTGCTGGAAGCTGTACAACCGGTAGTTGTTCCACTGAACCTCAATTAACTGAAGCGCAAAAAGCCAGCAAGATTGGTAAAATAATTGCGGTTATGAGTGGTAAAGGTGGAGTCGGAAAATCGTCGGTGACGAGTATGTTAGCCGTAAGTTTAATGCGGCAAGGTTATAAAGTCGGCATCTTGGATGCGGATATAACCGGACCGAGCATTCCTAAAATCTTTGGAATTACGGAAAAGGCCAATGTTAATAAAATTGGCGTGACTGCCCCTGTAAGTAAGGGCGGGATTAAAGTGATGTCCTTGAACTTAATGCTTGAGAATGAGGACGATCCAGTTATCTGGAGAGGTTCAATTATTACTCAATTAGTTCAACAATTTTGGACGGATGTGGTGTGGGGAGAACTTGATTATTTATTAATTGACCTGCCCCCAGGGACAGGAGATGTCCCGATTACAATCTTCCAAAGTCTTCCTGTTAATGGGGTAGTTATGGTTACAAGTCCTCAGCAATTGGCGGGTATGATCGTTCGGAAAGCGATTAAAATGGCTAAAAAGTATGAGACAACTTTCTACGGATTAGTTGAAAATATGGCTTACGTCTCTTGCCCAGACTGTAATACGAAAATTGAGATTTTCGGTGCACCTAAGGGTGAAGAAGAAGCGAGTAAGAATGAAATCCCGTATTTAGGACAGTTGCCTATTGATCCTGTACTCTCCAGCATGTCTGATCTTGGTAAAATTGAAGATTATCAAACCGATAACTTTGATAAGATTGTCAAGAAAATGCTTGAAGAAGTGGCTAAAGATAATACTCATGCTAAGTCTGAGGATGCAGCTCAGTAA
- a CDS encoding adenosylhomocysteinase: MALSVVLESTIRNIDLAPQGQLKIEWVQGHMPVLNQLRKEFEQELPFKGKRVVVCLHLEAKTAYLAKVIQAGGAEVTVVASNPLSTQDDVVAALVKGGIGAHAWHGATAEEYHQHIHQALDFKPDYIIDDGGDLVSTIHRERRELISQVKGGAEETTTGILRLKAMEQNGELGFPMIAVNDAQMKYLFDNRYGTGQSVWDGIMRTTNLVVAGKTVVVAGYGWCGKGVAMRAKGLGARVIVCEVDAIKANEAWMDGFQVMPMIEAATRGDFFVTVTGDKDVIRGEHFEVMKNGAILANAGHFDVEVNKDDLKALASETRIVRPNIEEFKLADGRKLFLLAEGRLVNLAAGDGHPAEVMDMTFALQALSLYALATQAEPLPVKVYPVPHEADLRVACLKLEALGLQIDDLSEEQKSYLSNWVHG; encoded by the coding sequence ATGGCTTTGTCAGTAGTGTTAGAATCAACCATACGAAATATCGATTTAGCGCCTCAAGGTCAACTTAAAATTGAATGGGTTCAAGGGCATATGCCGGTTTTAAATCAATTACGTAAAGAATTTGAACAGGAACTTCCCTTTAAAGGAAAAAGAGTCGTTGTTTGCTTACATTTAGAGGCTAAAACAGCTTACTTAGCTAAAGTCATTCAAGCCGGGGGTGCAGAAGTTACGGTAGTTGCCAGTAACCCTCTATCTACTCAGGATGATGTTGTTGCTGCCTTAGTTAAGGGAGGAATTGGGGCTCATGCATGGCATGGAGCAACGGCGGAGGAATACCATCAACATATTCATCAAGCGCTAGATTTTAAACCGGATTACATCATTGATGATGGCGGAGATCTTGTTTCAACTATCCATCGGGAAAGAAGAGAACTCATTTCTCAGGTCAAAGGTGGAGCTGAGGAAACCACGACGGGTATTCTTCGACTCAAAGCGATGGAACAAAATGGAGAACTTGGATTCCCAATGATTGCAGTCAATGATGCTCAAATGAAATATTTGTTTGATAATCGTTATGGCACGGGTCAGTCAGTTTGGGATGGCATTATGAGAACTACCAATCTCGTCGTTGCGGGTAAAACTGTCGTCGTAGCGGGGTATGGCTGGTGCGGTAAAGGTGTAGCTATGCGGGCCAAAGGTCTTGGCGCTCGTGTTATTGTTTGCGAAGTGGACGCTATTAAGGCTAATGAGGCTTGGATGGATGGCTTTCAAGTTATGCCAATGATCGAAGCCGCAACTCGAGGAGATTTCTTTGTCACAGTGACTGGAGATAAAGATGTTATTCGCGGTGAGCACTTTGAGGTCATGAAGAATGGCGCGATCCTTGCTAATGCTGGTCATTTTGATGTTGAAGTTAACAAAGATGATTTGAAGGCGTTAGCTAGCGAGACCCGTATTGTTCGCCCAAATATTGAGGAGTTTAAACTCGCTGATGGGAGAAAGCTTTTCTTGCTTGCTGAAGGACGGCTTGTGAACCTGGCGGCTGGGGATGGTCATCCTGCAGAAGTTATGGACATGACATTTGCTCTCCAGGCTCTGTCTTTGTATGCTTTAGCAACACAAGCTGAACCCTTGCCCGTAAAAGTGTATCCCGTCCCTCATGAAGCAGATCTACGTGTTGCTTGTCTTAAACTTGAAGCATTAGGTCTCCAAATTGATGATTTAAGTGAGGAACAGAAATCTTATTTATCCAACTGGGTTCATGGTTAA
- a CDS encoding HesB/IscA family protein — MVGITEIAAQKVKEVIASQNKDNSYLRLYVAGFGUGGPNFGMTLDESKNENDIVDEGFGVTILTEDKLTEYLEGAVIDYVESQYGGGFEIKTNNPGGGCDSGCSSCGS, encoded by the coding sequence ATGGTTGGTATTACAGAAATCGCAGCCCAGAAGGTGAAAGAGGTTATTGCAAGTCAGAATAAAGATAATTCCTACTTGCGTCTCTATGTCGCTGGCTTTGGCTGAGGAGGGCCGAATTTCGGCATGACTCTGGATGAGTCAAAGAATGAAAATGATATTGTAGATGAAGGTTTTGGAGTCACGATCCTTACTGAGGATAAACTGACAGAATATCTTGAAGGTGCAGTTATCGATTATGTAGAGTCTCAGTATGGTGGTGGGTTCGAAATCAAAACGAATAATCCTGGTGGTGGCTGTGATTCGGGTTGCAGCAGTTGCGGGAGTTAA
- a CDS encoding C40 family peptidase codes for MISSSRKVWVGSMTLSSVLLFSSLMGAHYPAQAAEPTTSLKTIVLSSNSVSGYSASATRNKIIASAGKTQTKQAEPTPKVQVAVAEDRKAEVAKTETKKETASKPKQVASATKQQTQVSRSSSTDSSKLVSNAMSLIGTSYVFGGTSRSGFDCSGYTQYVFKGSGISLPRTSYAQFGVGSAVSRNQLQPGDLVFFSTYDQGASHVGIYVGGGSFVHASNSGVRTTSLSESYYASRYMGARRVTN; via the coding sequence ATGATTTCATCCTCACGTAAAGTGTGGGTGGGCAGTATGACTTTGTCCAGCGTACTGCTATTCAGTAGTTTAATGGGTGCACATTACCCTGCCCAGGCTGCTGAACCTACGACTAGTTTGAAGACAATAGTATTATCATCAAACTCTGTGTCTGGATATTCAGCTTCAGCAACACGCAACAAAATAATTGCTTCAGCGGGAAAAACTCAGACTAAACAGGCTGAGCCTACTCCAAAAGTCCAAGTTGCCGTAGCTGAAGACAGGAAGGCAGAAGTTGCAAAGACTGAAACGAAGAAAGAAACTGCAAGTAAGCCAAAGCAAGTTGCAAGTGCAACTAAACAACAAACACAAGTATCTCGGAGTAGCAGTACTGATTCTTCCAAATTGGTAAGTAACGCAATGAGCCTTATTGGTACCTCTTATGTATTTGGAGGAACAAGCCGGAGCGGTTTTGATTGTTCTGGTTATACCCAATATGTGTTTAAAGGGTCAGGAATAAGTTTGCCACGTACTTCTTACGCTCAATTTGGAGTAGGGTCTGCAGTTTCTCGCAATCAATTACAACCTGGAGACTTGGTGTTTTTCTCGACTTATGATCAGGGAGCTTCCCATGTTGGAATCTATGTCGGTGGAGGAAGTTTCGTTCATGCCTCAAACAGTGGAGTTAGAACCACAAGTTTATCGGAGAGTTACTATGCTTCCCGTTATATGGGAGCAAGAAGAGTCACAAACTAG
- the uvrC gene encoding excinuclease ABC subunit UvrC, whose product MHPFTSPTRMIERCVEIMEILRQKLSLLPEKPGVYLMKDATEQIIYVGKAKILRNRVRSYFTGSHNGKTQLMISQIADFETILTESEVEALVLECNLIKKYNPKYNILLRDDKSYPFIAITEELHPRIMVTRKVKKGSGKYFGPYPNATAAKEASRLLNRLFPFRKCRHVPSKPCLYYHLHQCLGPCIEDIQSSAYEQMRKEVTSFLKGDQHKIITQLEQKMQDAAEALEFERAKEYRDLIADLRKVGEKQNITLNDFVDRDVLGYSVTKDQICIQVFYLRQGKLLSRDNFIFPFFENPEEAFISFVAQFYTDKITLPQEILVPPIDITLLSRLFPILAPQKGQKRDLVHMAMENAKKTLHDQITLEVRHIEENLQALDDLGKSLNLSAPRIIESFDISNTAGTNTVAGMVQFLDGKPNRHNYRKFKIYPMANMDDTAAMRQVITRRYNRLKQENSHLPDLILLDGGKGQISAALDALHSLQLNIPIAGMVKNDHHQTAGLLNEKGLPVIVEKNSPTFHLLERIQNEVHRFAITFHRQQRAKNMILSELDGIPGVGPKRRQTLLRYFKSTAKVRTASLEELQKAGLPAQIAEIIYQHFQEEKKRDS is encoded by the coding sequence TTGCATCCGTTCACTTCACCCACTAGAATGATAGAGAGGTGTGTGGAGATAATGGAGATTTTACGCCAAAAATTAAGTTTATTACCTGAGAAACCTGGAGTCTATTTGATGAAAGACGCAACCGAACAAATCATTTATGTCGGTAAAGCTAAAATTCTTCGAAATCGAGTTCGTTCCTACTTTACAGGTTCTCATAATGGCAAAACTCAACTCATGATCAGCCAAATCGCTGATTTTGAAACAATTCTCACGGAATCTGAAGTTGAAGCCCTTGTCCTTGAATGTAATCTTATCAAAAAATATAATCCGAAATATAATATTCTCTTAAGAGATGATAAATCTTACCCCTTTATCGCTATAACCGAAGAGTTACACCCTCGAATTATGGTGACACGAAAAGTAAAAAAAGGATCCGGGAAATACTTTGGGCCGTACCCCAATGCAACTGCAGCTAAAGAAGCTTCTCGTCTGCTAAACCGACTATTTCCCTTCCGCAAATGTCGTCATGTTCCGTCCAAGCCTTGTCTTTATTATCATCTTCATCAATGTCTTGGTCCGTGTATTGAAGACATTCAATCTAGTGCTTATGAACAAATGCGTAAAGAAGTAACCTCTTTTTTAAAAGGAGATCAGCATAAAATAATTACTCAACTCGAACAGAAGATGCAGGATGCTGCAGAGGCCTTAGAATTTGAAAGGGCTAAAGAATATCGCGATTTAATCGCCGATTTGCGAAAAGTCGGTGAAAAACAAAATATTACCCTCAACGATTTTGTGGATCGGGATGTCTTAGGTTATTCTGTCACTAAAGATCAAATCTGTATTCAAGTCTTCTACCTCCGTCAAGGCAAGTTGTTATCCCGAGACAACTTTATTTTTCCTTTCTTTGAAAACCCAGAAGAAGCTTTCATTTCCTTCGTAGCTCAATTTTACACAGACAAGATCACCCTTCCTCAGGAAATCCTTGTTCCGCCAATTGATATTACGCTCTTATCTCGGCTCTTTCCGATCCTAGCTCCCCAAAAAGGACAGAAACGCGACTTAGTGCATATGGCGATGGAAAATGCTAAAAAAACGTTGCATGACCAAATTACACTTGAGGTGCGACATATCGAAGAGAACCTGCAAGCTTTAGATGATTTGGGGAAATCGTTAAATCTTTCTGCTCCCCGTATCATTGAATCCTTCGATATTTCAAATACTGCGGGTACAAACACCGTTGCTGGCATGGTTCAGTTTTTGGACGGTAAGCCCAATCGCCATAACTACCGTAAGTTTAAAATTTATCCGATGGCCAATATGGACGATACCGCAGCAATGCGCCAAGTTATAACCCGCCGCTATAACCGCCTTAAACAAGAAAACTCACACCTCCCGGACCTGATACTACTCGATGGAGGTAAAGGACAAATTAGTGCTGCTCTTGATGCTCTCCATTCCCTCCAGTTAAATATCCCCATTGCGGGTATGGTAAAAAATGATCATCACCAAACAGCAGGTTTGCTCAATGAAAAAGGACTTCCTGTTATAGTTGAAAAGAATTCGCCTACCTTTCATTTATTAGAGCGCATCCAAAATGAAGTTCACCGTTTCGCGATTACCTTCCATCGCCAACAGCGCGCCAAAAATATGATCCTATCCGAATTAGATGGAATCCCTGGAGTAGGTCCCAAACGTCGTCAAACCCTTCTCCGCTACTTTAAATCAACGGCTAAGGTTCGTACAGCCAGTTTAGAAGAGCTCCAGAAAGCAGGCTTACCCGCTCAGATTGCCGAAATCATCTATCAGCACTTTCAGGAGGAAAAGAAACGTGATTCTTAA
- a CDS encoding DMT family transporter, producing the protein MAKFLSFPFLIAAVSGIAMAIQGSLNSVLQQKTHLLAATFAVHLIGVIVAFITVLVFRVPIIQYNWVSIPWYLYLGGVLSVLIIGLVAFSIPKIGVCNATTAIIIGQVGAAIIIDHFGWLGVERLPWNPWQILGLILFAAGAKLLFD; encoded by the coding sequence ATGGCAAAATTTTTATCATTTCCCTTTCTTATTGCAGCTGTATCGGGAATAGCGATGGCCATTCAAGGTTCCTTAAATTCCGTGCTTCAGCAAAAAACGCATCTCTTAGCCGCAACTTTTGCAGTTCATCTCATCGGTGTTATCGTGGCCTTCATCACTGTTCTCGTCTTTCGCGTACCTATCATTCAATATAACTGGGTTTCAATCCCATGGTATCTTTATCTTGGCGGAGTTCTCAGTGTTCTAATTATTGGCTTAGTGGCTTTCAGTATTCCTAAAATCGGCGTGTGTAATGCGACCACAGCTATAATTATTGGACAAGTTGGTGCGGCCATCATCATCGACCATTTTGGTTGGCTCGGAGTTGAACGCTTACCCTGGAATCCTTGGCAAATTCTAGGCTTAATTCTCTTTGCTGCCGGTGCAAAATTGCTCTTTGACTAA
- a CDS encoding molybdopterin-containing oxidoreductase family protein → MEFKYSVCPHDCPDTCAWKIELSQGRIQRIMGDPLHPVTQGVICEKAKYYVERIYGSDRVLFPMRRSGPKGSGQFERISWEEAMNEITQRWQTLIDKHGAECILPYSYAGTEGIINKASMDRRFFNRLASTQLERTICSAAGSAGYQMAYGASRGVNPLETVKARFLLFWGINVLETNLHQAMLANRARQNGAKIVVIDIHLNKTAKWADEFYQILPGSDGALALGLAHVIVRDGVHDLAWIEKYIQGFKEFNEEIKNYPPERVAKITGLTEVEVVKLAHEYGEAHPSFIRIGNGFQHHENGGMSTWAIACLPALTGAWKDQGGGLLKFNSGYFPLNKDAVERPDLLKSSPRVVNMNQLGRALTNLKPSIYALYVYNSNPAAVAPEQKLVLEGLAREDLFTVVHEQVWTDTARWADLVLPATTHVEHADLYVSYWHGILQWADPIIPRQGESKPNIEVFQELAQRMGFQEACFQETTEDIARSALMTSALQKQGIDLERLKAERYIPLEMEELPFIDHKPGTPSGKIELYSERAQVLGLSPVPTYIPLVEGLETEDLEHPLMLISPPHHLILNSTFAQIESVQSRWRGPELEIHPEDALVRGIHEGDEVEVYNDRGSCQLKAVVRKSVLRGVVVTLGVWWPRDYEKGIGINALTPSRLADMGNGATFFSNRVEVRKVYE, encoded by the coding sequence GTGGAGTTCAAGTATTCCGTTTGCCCTCATGATTGTCCAGATACTTGTGCTTGGAAAATAGAACTCAGTCAAGGTCGAATTCAAAGAATTATGGGAGATCCTTTACACCCTGTGACGCAAGGGGTGATTTGTGAAAAGGCAAAATATTATGTAGAACGGATTTATGGATCTGATCGTGTTCTTTTTCCGATGAGGAGAAGTGGACCCAAAGGAAGTGGACAATTTGAGCGAATCTCGTGGGAAGAGGCTATGAATGAGATTACGCAGAGATGGCAAACCTTGATTGATAAACACGGAGCAGAGTGCATTTTGCCCTATTCATATGCTGGGACAGAAGGAATCATTAATAAAGCCAGCATGGACCGTCGATTTTTTAATCGGCTGGCTTCAACTCAGCTTGAAAGAACGATTTGCTCAGCGGCAGGTAGCGCCGGGTACCAAATGGCCTATGGTGCGTCTCGAGGAGTTAACCCGCTTGAAACGGTAAAAGCACGCTTTCTGCTTTTTTGGGGGATCAATGTCCTGGAAACAAATTTGCACCAAGCCATGCTGGCGAATCGAGCCCGTCAAAACGGAGCGAAGATCGTAGTTATCGATATTCACCTAAATAAAACAGCCAAATGGGCGGACGAGTTCTATCAAATCCTTCCTGGATCAGATGGGGCCTTGGCACTGGGGTTAGCCCACGTAATCGTGCGCGATGGGGTACACGATTTAGCATGGATCGAGAAGTATATCCAAGGCTTTAAGGAATTCAATGAGGAAATTAAGAATTATCCACCTGAGCGTGTGGCGAAAATTACGGGTTTAACCGAGGTGGAGGTTGTTAAGTTAGCGCATGAATATGGTGAGGCGCATCCCAGTTTTATTCGAATCGGCAATGGCTTTCAGCATCATGAGAACGGGGGAATGTCGACTTGGGCGATTGCTTGTTTGCCTGCTCTTACAGGAGCCTGGAAGGATCAGGGAGGCGGTCTGCTTAAATTTAATTCGGGTTATTTTCCCTTGAACAAGGATGCGGTTGAACGTCCTGATCTCTTAAAATCCTCTCCTCGAGTCGTGAACATGAACCAATTAGGAAGGGCTTTGACGAACCTGAAGCCTTCAATTTATGCTCTTTATGTTTATAATAGTAATCCGGCTGCAGTAGCCCCTGAACAAAAATTAGTTTTGGAGGGACTAGCACGGGAAGACCTCTTTACGGTGGTTCATGAGCAAGTATGGACGGATACTGCCCGTTGGGCGGATCTCGTTTTACCTGCAACAACTCATGTTGAGCATGCAGATCTTTATGTAAGTTATTGGCATGGTATTTTACAATGGGCTGATCCAATTATTCCTCGTCAAGGGGAAAGTAAACCCAATATTGAAGTATTTCAAGAACTGGCTCAACGAATGGGATTTCAGGAGGCGTGTTTTCAGGAGACGACAGAGGATATCGCCCGCAGTGCCTTAATGACATCAGCTTTGCAGAAGCAAGGCATCGATTTAGAACGTTTAAAAGCTGAACGGTATATTCCGCTTGAAATGGAAGAACTTCCTTTTATCGACCATAAGCCAGGTACACCGAGTGGTAAGATTGAGTTATATTCTGAACGCGCTCAGGTGTTGGGACTGTCGCCGGTTCCTACCTATATTCCCCTTGTGGAAGGCCTAGAAACAGAAGACCTCGAACATCCTTTAATGTTAATTTCTCCGCCTCACCATCTTATTCTTAATTCGACCTTCGCCCAAATCGAGAGTGTTCAAAGTCGCTGGAGAGGCCCAGAACTGGAGATTCACCCTGAAGATGCGCTTGTTCGTGGTATTCATGAAGGAGACGAGGTTGAGGTATATAACGATCGCGGAAGTTGTCAACTCAAGGCAGTTGTTCGTAAAAGTGTTTTACGTGGTGTTGTTGTTACCCTCGGAGTATGGTGGCCACGGGATTACGAAAAAGGCATTGGAATCAATGCCTTAACGCCTAGCCGTCTGGCAGATATGGGAAATGGCGCAACCTTTTTCTCGAATAGAGTAGAAGTAAGGAAAGTATATGAATGA